From the Cupriavidus necator N-1 genome, one window contains:
- a CDS encoding CBU_0592 family membrane protein, translating into MASLGLTDATGLVGVAAYVAAHFAVQVLHKSPTGRLAVVLNVIGPSCILVSLTGAFNLASFLTQCFWLGLTLVGWWRNRRAGHAVVETLGGPRPGQPAQQ; encoded by the coding sequence ATGGCCTCCCTGGGTCTTACCGACGCGACCGGACTTGTCGGCGTTGCCGCCTACGTTGCCGCGCATTTTGCCGTGCAGGTCCTGCACAAATCCCCGACCGGCAGGCTGGCCGTCGTCCTCAACGTGATCGGGCCGAGCTGCATCCTGGTCTCGCTGACCGGCGCCTTCAACCTGGCCTCGTTCCTGACCCAGTGCTTCTGGCTGGGGCTGACGCTGGTGGGCTGGTGGCGCAACCGGCGGGCAGGGCATGCGGTGGTGGAAACGCTGGGCGGGCCGCGCCCGGGACAGCCAGCGCAGCAGTAA